GTCAGTGCATGCGCAAGCGCAACGGCTGTTGAACAGGTGCGCGAGTATAAGCGCCGAGGCTATGCGGGGATTATTATTACCAATCATTTTATCAACAGTTACGTCACGCACGCCAAAGATCTGCCGTGGGCGAAGCTGATTGAACTAAATTCCATCGGCTATCATGAGGCGAAGAAGGAGGGCGACAAGTGCGGCTTGGACGTCTTTTTTGGCTTTGAATACAGTATTGATGGGTTGGATTTTTTGACTTACGGCGTTTCGATTGATTGTTTGCTTGCCAATCCCGGCATAGACAAGCTCGATGTGGCACAGTATAGCCAATTTGTACGCGATAATGGCGGTTACCTCGCACAGGCGCACCCATATCGTGAGGCATACTATATTCCCGAGCCATATCCTGTGATGCCGCAATGGGTTGACGGCATTGAAGTCTACAATGTCTCTATGCCTGATACAGTCAACGAGAAAGCGTTTATTTTCGCGGAGCAGAACAATTTGGGGATGATTGCCGGCAGTGACAGCCATCATTTAGGCATGAAATTTTTGAGCGGCATTACATTGAACAAACGTGCTGAGAATATCAGCGATATTATTGACGCCTTGAAAACGAGGGAGATTGGGTTGATTTTACCGTAACTGTTGTGATGAGGTGCAAAAACAAGCGCGGATATTTCTGCGCTTGTTGGGTAGTATGCGTATTAGTTGTACGAATGATATTGCTGGACGTATGGTTTTTCTCTCTTGCGGTATTCGATTAGCTTCTTGATATAACCTATTTCAGTTGCGTTCGGGTTCACAAATGCTCCCGAGTGCTGGGAACATACGCTTTTGAACTCTTTGCCGAAAATTTTCACATCTTTGGCACGCCAGCATTCATCGTGGCAAGGCGTATGACAAATGCTAACACGGTCATGTACAGCTGTGACAAAATCCGTATCGTCATCCACATAACCGTATTGATAATGCAAAGAAGAAAACACTTCAAAGCACCAATTATTTTTGCCTTCGACGCCCATTCGGCCGATGTTATATTCGTCATTATATCGCACTTTCCCCCAATTGGCCATATTCGGACTTACATTGTTTTTTGCCAAATAAGCTGCGAGATTTAATGCGTTTTCTTTGTGTTCACCTTCGAGCAAATCGTTTATTGCGTCTTCGATTGTGGCATAACTCTTTTGTCCTGACATTTTGCGCTCTCCTTTGCTAAATATATTCTTTTGCATCACGTGAGCCATAGAACATAACGCACGAGCGTATGCTTTTAATATAGCGTATGTAAATACGGTTGTCAAGAAATAGAGGAGAAAGCCTATGAATCTCACAAGTCGCGACCATTTTAATAACCGCGCCATTGCTGTCTTTGGTGACAGCATTACCCATGGCGCGAACTGCCCCGATATTCCCGCGCAAAGCTATATCGGCGTTGTTAAGCGCAAACTTATGCAGAATTACGGTTTGAAAAACTACGGTTACGCTTCTATGGAATCGTCGATGTGGAATTCCGGCGGCCGATACGATGAGTTGCACCAAATTACGCAAAACACGCCGTGGCAAGAGTTGCGCGACGGCAAACTCCTTGGTACGTTTGCATTACAATCACAGCAAAAAGGCGATAGTTTGACAATAGCATTGCGCGAGCCGTACGCATATGCGTATGTGTATGCTGCGCCGGGAAGCGGAGATTTTAGCGTAAGCAACGGGGGAAAAACACCCGTCACTGCGGTGACACCCTCTTTTGCGAAAGAGGGTAAGAAGGGGTTGAGAAGCGAGCCGATAAAACTTGGCGGCTCGGCAATCACCATCACAGCGTTGACTGATGAACCGGTTACCCTTTGCGGCATGGGATATTACAACGATTTAGACGGGCATGTGCTGAATAATTACGCCAACAACGGCTTGCGGCTGGTCGGTATCAGCGACGAAATTTTGGAAATTATGGCAAAAGTCGATACCGCGATATTTTCACTCGGCTACAATGACAGCCATTTTCCGACCGACACAGCGGAGTTTACGCGCAAAATTGACCTGCTGATTGCGGCGTTTAATCGCCACGGCACAAAGCTATACGTCAACGACTTGTGCTGGAACTTGCCTGAAAGCGATCATTTTCGCAGTGAAATTAAACGTCTGGCGCAATCTGTGTCACATGCGGTGCGTGTGCCACAGGTGACAGAAATCGCCGAACGGGAATTGCTCGACGGCGTGGGCGCACACCCAAATGTCGAAGGACACGGCTTACAAGCGGCGGCATTGATTGCGGCAATGGAGTTGTGAGTAAATAAAAGCCGCCCAACCTTTTTGTAAAATCCCTCACTATATAAATGACAGTCCGAAATCGTGCCAAATGGGGATAAGCAAATGCAAAAAATCTACGTCGACCAAGTGATTGCCGAATATACGCAAAAGATATTCGGGTTCGCGCTCTCCAAAACGCAAAACATCGACAAAGCCGAAGAACTCGCCGCAAGAATTACCTTTGACGTGTACAATTCGCTGTTAAAAGCCGATGCCGTGCATAATATCAACGGGTATATCTGGCGGGTGGCGTGCCATGTGTATGCGCGGTTTGTTGATGAGGAGGTTAAGGGGCGGAGCATTTCGCTTGACGAAGTGAATGTGCCGAGCGGTGCGGATTTTACCGAAAACTTGGAGAACGACGAAGATTACTTGCGATTGCGGCGCCAAATCTCTTATTTGGGCAAAACCCAGCGGGATATTGTGGTCATGCACTATTTTGACCGCTTAAAACAAGGCGAAATTGCGAAACGCCTGAAAATTCCGCTCGGAACTGTCAAGTGGCATCTGCACGATGCACGAAAACAGATTAGAGAGGGTTTTACTATGAACAAGCAAATGATTGCACCGATTGAATTCAGCAGCATGGGGCATGACGGTAACCCCGGTCCGGAGGGCAAAGACACAAGCTATTACCTGGCAAAACGGCTTGCGCAAAACGTGGCATACGCGGCGTATTGGCAGGCGAAAAGTATTTCCGAAATTGCCGAAACTCTCGGCGTACCTGCGGCGTTTGTTGAAGACGAAGTTGCCGTACTCGAAGATAACGGCTTTATGGACAAACAGCCCACCGGCAAGTATTTGACCAATATTTTTATCAGCCAAACATCGTCTGACACCGATAAACGCGCGCATGAGCTGTACGTTAAATACGCCGAAATGGTTTGCGAGCAGTATGTGCCGCTGTTGTTTGACGCAATTGGCAACGGCTTGCCTCAAACGTACACGCCGCACGGAGATATCAATTTCCTGCGCTGGCTTGCTGTGGTGTATGCTTGTCGGGCAAAGTTGCGGCACGGGTCTAATGGTGATGTTGGAAAATATATCGTGGCTCGCAAAGATGGCGGCGCGTATATCGCTTGTGCCGCAATTGGTGCTGCCGATAGCGATGGCTTGTACAGCGCGTGCGGCGACATGACGCGTAAAGGCGATAGTGAGCCTGTACTTGGCTGGTCGCTGGACACGTATTACGACAGCCGTACCGGCGCTTGGCGCGACAACTGGGTCTCGGATTACGAGAATTTATACCGCGCCATGACGGGCAAGATGACAAAAACCGCCGAAAATGCCGAGGCATTCCAACGATTGTACAGCAAGGGTTATCTTGTTGAATATGGCGGTGGCGACATGGTTAATATGGTGGTAACAACGCAAACTCGCGATGAATTTGAAAACTTGCTGCCGGCTATGCCGTCTGAGTTAGCGGCGGCAGGGCGTGAATTGGACAGCGAAATTTACGCGCTGAATAAGCCGCAATATCCGCCGCATATGCAGGAGTTGTGCCGTATATACAACACCAATTGCCTGTCAAGTCAATCGGTTCTGACCCGTGCGTTGGAGATTTTAAGCAACAACGGCACACTTGCGCCGTTGAGTGACGAACAGAAGATGTCGGTGAATACGATAATGTTTAGCGATGTGTTGCCGGGGTAGGGGCGAAGATGCCACGGGCGAACGAGGTTCGCCCTACACTACGCCAAACCGTTTCACTTGCTTCACAAACCCATCGTCAACTCGTCCGAGCATGATAAACTGCCCATCAGGCGCGTAAACCCTCGTTAATTCTGCACTCTTAATTCTGCATTCTGCATTAGCCCTGATCGGTTTTCCGTTCTTAATATTCGTCATGTCGGCGGTTGTTACTGTGATGGCGGGATATTGCGCAAAAACCGTTGTATCAATCGGCAACAGCTGCATGTCGGGGCTAACAGCGTCTAATGTCACTGCGTCATCGAGCGTAAAGTTACACGCCATGGTGCGCCGCAAGCCGGTCATTGCAGCCAAACAGCCCAACTGCCGCCCGATATCGTGGCACAGCGTGCGGATATACGTGCCGCCCGAACAGTGGACTTCGATTGTGTATTCATCGCCGTCTTGCGATAGTAATTCCAGTTTTTCAATCACAACATCACGTGCAGGGCGTTCGACTTCGCGCCCTGCGCGTGCTTCTTTGTACAGTGTTTTTCCGCCGATTTTAATGGCGGAATACATAGGCGGAATTTGCTTTTGTTCACCTGTAAAAGACGGTAACAATGCTTCCAACGCGCCATTTGGCGGGCGGGTATCCGACATTGCTGTAATATTGCCGGTAATATCCTGCGTGTCGGTTTCAATGCCGACGCGCAGGACTGCGATGTACGCCTTGCCGTTGGGCAGATAGTCAAGTGCCTTTGTTGCGCCGCCGATTAAAAGTGGCAGTACGCCGGTGGCCAGCGGGTCGAGTGTGCCGGCATGGCCGATGGCGCGGGTGCGCAGAATGCCGCGTGTTTTGGCAACGATGTCGTGACTGGTCCAGCCCTGCGGTTTGTCGATGATGAGGAAGCCATTAAGCATGCTCATAGGGTGTTACTTTATCTCCTGTTCAAGTCCGTCAAACAGCGGGGTGTTGAGAATTATGTGCCGGGTAGCGATGATTAGGCCATTTCTATTGCGGCCAAAATGGCCTCTCGTGCTTGTGCTAAGGTGCCCTTGAAAGTGGCACCTGCCGCGCTTTTATGGCCGCCGCCGCCGAGTTTTGCGCAAATGTCACTGGCGTTATGGGGGGGGACTGTTCGTACCGATACGCGGATTTCGCCGCTAGATTGTTCGCGTATCAATATGCCGATTTGGCAGCCCGCGATGGCACGCGCCAAGCCCGGCAGCGAGTCGGTATCATCGGAGGTTAAGCCTTTTAGCATATCTAGCGTCACTTTCAGTACAATGACTGTGCCGTTATGAAATGTTTCTATATCGGCATAAACGGCTTGCTCCAGTTTAATCTGCGCCAAGCTCTTTTGCTCGAAAAATTTTCGATTTATGCTGGCGAAATCAAAATTTGTTTCCATCAATGCAGCGGCAATGCGGTGGGTGTTTGGTGTTGTGCTGCCAAACTTAAAGCAACCTGTATCAGTTGCAATGGCAACATAGAGCGATTCAGCGATACGCTGTGTGATTTCAACGCCAAATCCTATAATAAGTTGATAAACAATTTCTCCACACGCTGCAAGAGCTCCATCAACGTAGGTGTGTGTGGCAAATGGCTTATGTGAGGCGTGATGGTCAATAGCGAGGTCGAAGTGCTTGGGGGCCTGGGCGTTGAAGCGAGTGCTGTCAGCTGCGTCGACTGCCACGGTATATTGCGGCACGAAGTTGTCAGCCGCAAGCAAATTCGCTGTGTACGACGTGAGCAATGTGCCCATATCATCATCAGGCAAGATGTATGCTTGTTTGCCTAATGCGTGTAATGCCAAGCACAGTGCTGTGGCGCTGCCCACACAATCGCCGTCGGGATTTTTGTGCATGACAATCAGAAAATTATCGCGCTCGCGCAAGTAATCGGCGATTTGTTTAAGCGTCATTTTTGGGTAAAACTTTGTCCAAAACCTCGTTGATCCGCTCGCTGTGTGCCAATGAATTATCAGCAATGAAGCTAATTTCCGGTGTTTTGTGCAGCACCACAGCTTTGCCAAGCTCACGGCGCAACAGTCCCGCTGCGCTGGATAAGCCTGCCATGACAGAGTCTTGTGCCGAAGCGTTGCCCATAACGCTGACATGGATTTTGGCGTAACTGAAATCGCGGCTGACATCGGCACGGGTCAGTGTGTAGAACTTGCCATCAAGGCGCGGGTCTTTGAGGCTGCGTACGGCTTGTGATAGCGCTTTCAGCACCTCATCGTTGATCTTGTCGATACGGTCAGACATGTCAGTTGCCTCCTTTATTTTCTATATATTGTAATTTTTAAGTCGCCTTCCGCCCAGTATGTTTCTACATCGCCGAACCCATTGCCAAATGATTGGCAGACGACTTCCAATGTGTCTTCCAACGCGGCATTGTGCAAGGCTGGCGGTACATCAACTTGGTCGGAAAATCCCCTGCCCGAAAAACGCGCCAAAAACCCTTCGGCGAATGTTATAGAGCTCTCTTTTTGGTATGGCAATATAAACTCTTCCTTGCTGCTGAACAGCGGTGCGCAAATGGCGTCGCGGTCATACTTCCAACTATATCGCTTCGGCGTTATGCCGCGCTCATTCAAATATTGCCAGTAATGCGAAAATAAAAAATCGGCAATTTGGCGGTATTCCAGGTTTTGTTTAGTCACATCAATTCTGCCGGGGAGGTCGTCACGGCAAATAAACGCACCGCCGGGCTCCAGCACCCTGTGGATTTCACTGATGACTTTTTCGGGGCGTGAAATCAAATGCAAAACACTGTTGCACACCGCACTGCGTACGCTGCCGCCAGCCAATGGTATATGAAGCGCATTCATGCGGCAAAGCATTACAGTGTCCAACGAAATATTGTTTTTCTCGGCACGGCGTTGCAGAATTTGTATCATATTGTTGGAGATATCGCCGGCAATCACACGTACGCCAAACTGAGCCATGGGAACAGTTAAACAACCATCGCCGCAGCCTAAGTCTAAACATATGCCATCGCCCGTTTGCTTGGCAATTTCAGCAGCAAAAAGCGCATCCCTTTCGGCAAGCGCATACTTGCGATTGCCTGAATAACTCTCGCCGATGTCGTCATAGCCGATGTAGTGATCACCATCGCCTTGTGTGACAATCGGCAGATCATCGGTAAGCTGTTGTATGCCGTTGATGATTAGGGGTTCGTGCATTACTCGACTTGTTGCATCTCATACGCCTCGATGACATCGCCTTCTTTGAGGTCGTTATATTTCTCGATGTTCATACCGCACTCGTAGCCTGTAGCTACTTCGCGCACGTCGTCTTTGAAGCGTTTAAGCGATTCGAGTATGCCCTCATGGATGACCACGCCATCACGCAGTAAGCGTACCGAGGCATTGCGTACAATCTTGCCGTCGGTAACATAGCAGCCGGCGACTGTGCCCACACCTGTGACTTTGAAGACTTGGCGTACTTCGACACGGCCGAGGACAACTTCAACGAATTTCGGGTCAAGCAGCCCTTTCATGGCGGCTTCCATTTCTTCGATGCATTCGTAAATGACACGGTAGAGGCGGATGTCAACGTTATTTCGCGCCGCACTGTCGCGCGCTGACGGATCAGGACGTACGTTAAAACCAATCAAGATGGCGTTGCTTGTAGCACTTAGCAGAATGTCGCTTTCGCTGATGGCACCGACGCCAGTATGGATGATTTTAATGCGCACCTCATCGTTGGACAGCTTTTCGAGCGAGGCTTTGAGCGCTTCAGCTGAGCCTTGTACATCGGCTTTGATGAGCAGGCGTAACTCTTTGAGCTGCCCCTCTTTAATTTGGTCAAAGAGGTTGTCAAACGACACGGCTGTTGCGCTGCGGTTACGTTCGTCGCGCTCGGCGTCCTTGCGTTGGTCAACTAACTCGCGCGCCATGCGCTCGTCGGTGACGGCAAAGAAGGGGTCGCCCGCGCCCGGTACTTCGGACAGACCGGTAATCTCGACCGGCACGCTGGGGCCGGCTTCTTTTAATGGCTGCCCATTTTCGTTGGTCATAGCGCGCACATTGCCTACTGATGTACCCGCCAAAATCAAGTCGCCTTGTTTTAGTGTGCCGTTTTGCACCAACAGGGTCGCTACCGTGCCGCGGCCTTTATCCAGCCGCGCTTCGATGACGGTGCCTTTTGCCAAGCGGTTGGGGTTGGCGCGCAACTGTTGGACTTCAGCCGTGAGTAGCACCATATCGAGCAAGTGCGGAATGCCGTCGCCTTTCTTGGCTGAGACAGGGCAAATAATGGTTTCGCCGCCCCAGTCTTCGCTGACCAAGCCGTGTTCGGTGAGTTGTTGCTTGATACGATCGGGGTTGGCTTCAGGTTTATCCATCTTGTTGATAGCAACGATAATCGGCACTTCGGCCGCTTTGGCGTGGTTGATGGCTTCGATGGTTTGCGGCATAATACCGTCGTCGGCGGCAACGACAAGGATAGCAACGTCGGTCACTTTAGCACCGCGCGCCCGCATGGAGGTAAAGGCCGCGTGACCCGGCGTATCCAAGAAGGTAATCTTATGGTCGCCCACTGTGACGCGATAGGCGCCGATATGCTGTGTAATGCCGCCGGCTTCGCCTTCGGCAACATCGGCCTTGCGGATGCTGTCGAGTAGTGAAGTTTTGCCATGGTCAACGTGACCCATAACAACGACAACCGGGTCGCGTGCTTCGAGATTTTCATCAACGTCAACGCTGTCGTCAATCAGTTTCTCCTCAATGGTGACGACAATTTCACGCTCGACTTTGGCACCCATTTCAATGGCAACCATTGCCGCAGTATCGTGGTCAATGATTTGGCTGACGCTTGCCATAACGCCGAGCTTCATGAGTTGTTTGACGACTTCGACACCTGTTTTTTTCATACGAGACGCCAGTTCACCGACTGAAATTTCCTCGCCGATTTTGACGGTAATGGGCTGTTTCTTTAAGGCTTCAAGCTGCAAGCGGCGCATTCTGTCGCGGTCTTCCTGCCGCTTCTTTTGGCTGATAACAGCCGGACGGCGATCGCCCTTACGGGCAATCTTTTGCATACCGCCTTTTTGATTCTCCATATCCTTGGTGACAAACTTGTCAATGCGCTCATCGTATCTATCAAGGTTGACTGCACCGCTGCGTGTATCAACGGTACGCGTACCGCTCTTACGGTTATCGGCGGGCGCAGCATCGGTGATAATTTCTGAGCTGCCAACAGTTGGTTTGGCGGGCTCGAATTTGACAGTTTCTTTACGAGGTTGTTTAGGTTGCTTGGGGATATTGGTTTTTGCTTCGGCCGTTTGCGCTGCGCCTGAGTCGTCACGTTCTGCGACGGCATCCGCAACGGCAGGTTCTTCAACCGCTACAGGCTCCGGCTCGTGATATGTTTCAGCGAATACGATGGCAATATCATCAATTTGGTTGTTCTGTGTGATGTGCTCGAACACCAA
The Oscillospiraceae bacterium genome window above contains:
- a CDS encoding PHP domain-containing protein, with translation MGISSVLSQTVTSADVGREKYKYETHMHTSEVSACASATAVEQVREYKRRGYAGIIITNHFINSYVTHAKDLPWAKLIELNSIGYHEAKKEGDKCGLDVFFGFEYSIDGLDFLTYGVSIDCLLANPGIDKLDVAQYSQFVRDNGGYLAQAHPYREAYYIPEPYPVMPQWVDGIEVYNVSMPDTVNEKAFIFAEQNNLGMIAGSDSHHLGMKFLSGITLNKRAENISDIIDALKTREIGLILP
- a CDS encoding SGNH/GDSL hydrolase family protein, with the translated sequence MNLTSRDHFNNRAIAVFGDSITHGANCPDIPAQSYIGVVKRKLMQNYGLKNYGYASMESSMWNSGGRYDELHQITQNTPWQELRDGKLLGTFALQSQQKGDSLTIALREPYAYAYVYAAPGSGDFSVSNGGKTPVTAVTPSFAKEGKKGLRSEPIKLGGSAITITALTDEPVTLCGMGYYNDLDGHVLNNYANNGLRLVGISDEILEIMAKVDTAIFSLGYNDSHFPTDTAEFTRKIDLLIAAFNRHGTKLYVNDLCWNLPESDHFRSEIKRLAQSVSHAVRVPQVTEIAERELLDGVGAHPNVEGHGLQAAALIAAMEL
- a CDS encoding sigma-70 family RNA polymerase sigma factor encodes the protein MQKIYVDQVIAEYTQKIFGFALSKTQNIDKAEELAARITFDVYNSLLKADAVHNINGYIWRVACHVYARFVDEEVKGRSISLDEVNVPSGADFTENLENDEDYLRLRRQISYLGKTQRDIVVMHYFDRLKQGEIAKRLKIPLGTVKWHLHDARKQIREGFTMNKQMIAPIEFSSMGHDGNPGPEGKDTSYYLAKRLAQNVAYAAYWQAKSISEIAETLGVPAAFVEDEVAVLEDNGFMDKQPTGKYLTNIFISQTSSDTDKRAHELYVKYAEMVCEQYVPLLFDAIGNGLPQTYTPHGDINFLRWLAVVYACRAKLRHGSNGDVGKYIVARKDGGAYIACAAIGAADSDGLYSACGDMTRKGDSEPVLGWSLDTYYDSRTGAWRDNWVSDYENLYRAMTGKMTKTAENAEAFQRLYSKGYLVEYGGGDMVNMVVTTQTRDEFENLLPAMPSELAAAGRELDSEIYALNKPQYPPHMQELCRIYNTNCLSSQSVLTRALEILSNNGTLAPLSDEQKMSVNTIMFSDVLPG
- the truB gene encoding tRNA pseudouridine(55) synthase TruB; translated protein: MSMLNGFLIIDKPQGWTSHDIVAKTRGILRTRAIGHAGTLDPLATGVLPLLIGGATKALDYLPNGKAYIAVLRVGIETDTQDITGNITAMSDTRPPNGALEALLPSFTGEQKQIPPMYSAIKIGGKTLYKEARAGREVERPARDVVIEKLELLSQDGDEYTIEVHCSGGTYIRTLCHDIGRQLGCLAAMTGLRRTMACNFTLDDAVTLDAVSPDMQLLPIDTTVFAQYPAITVTTADMTNIKNGKPIRANAECRIKSAELTRVYAPDGQFIMLGRVDDGFVKQVKRFGVV
- a CDS encoding bifunctional oligoribonuclease/PAP phosphatase NrnA, which gives rise to MTLKQIADYLRERDNFLIVMHKNPDGDCVGSATALCLALHALGKQAYILPDDDMGTLLTSYTANLLAADNFVPQYTVAVDAADSTRFNAQAPKHFDLAIDHHASHKPFATHTYVDGALAACGEIVYQLIIGFGVEITQRIAESLYVAIATDTGCFKFGSTTPNTHRIAAALMETNFDFASINRKFFEQKSLAQIKLEQAVYADIETFHNGTVIVLKVTLDMLKGLTSDDTDSLPGLARAIAGCQIGILIREQSSGEIRVSVRTVPPHNASDICAKLGGGGHKSAAGATFKGTLAQAREAILAAIEMA
- the rbfA gene encoding 30S ribosome-binding factor RbfA, giving the protein MSDRIDKINDEVLKALSQAVRSLKDPRLDGKFYTLTRADVSRDFSYAKIHVSVMGNASAQDSVMAGLSSAAGLLRRELGKAVVLHKTPEISFIADNSLAHSERINEVLDKVLPKNDA
- a CDS encoding class I SAM-dependent methyltransferase, whose amino-acid sequence is MHEPLIINGIQQLTDDLPIVTQGDGDHYIGYDDIGESYSGNRKYALAERDALFAAEIAKQTGDGICLDLGCGDGCLTVPMAQFGVRVIAGDISNNMIQILQRRAEKNNISLDTVMLCRMNALHIPLAGGSVRSAVCNSVLHLISRPEKVISEIHRVLEPGGAFICRDDLPGRIDVTKQNLEYRQIADFLFSHYWQYLNERGITPKRYSWKYDRDAICAPLFSSKEEFILPYQKESSITFAEGFLARFSGRGFSDQVDVPPALHNAALEDTLEVVCQSFGNGFGDVETYWAEGDLKITIYRK
- the infB gene encoding translation initiation factor IF-2 encodes the protein MVIKYRVHEVAKDFKTTSKAVTNILTEYATTPKNVQQALSDDELNLVFEHITQNNQIDDIAIVFAETYHEPEPVAVEEPAVADAVAERDDSGAAQTAEAKTNIPKQPKQPRKETVKFEPAKPTVGSSEIITDAAPADNRKSGTRTVDTRSGAVNLDRYDERIDKFVTKDMENQKGGMQKIARKGDRRPAVISQKKRQEDRDRMRRLQLEALKKQPITVKIGEEISVGELASRMKKTGVEVVKQLMKLGVMASVSQIIDHDTAAMVAIEMGAKVEREIVVTIEEKLIDDSVDVDENLEARDPVVVVMGHVDHGKTSLLDSIRKADVAEGEAGGITQHIGAYRVTVGDHKITFLDTPGHAAFTSMRARGAKVTDVAILVVAADDGIMPQTIEAINHAKAAEVPIIVAINKMDKPEANPDRIKQQLTEHGLVSEDWGGETIICPVSAKKGDGIPHLLDMVLLTAEVQQLRANPNRLAKGTVIEARLDKGRGTVATLLVQNGTLKQGDLILAGTSVGNVRAMTNENGQPLKEAGPSVPVEITGLSEVPGAGDPFFAVTDERMARELVDQRKDAERDERNRSATAVSFDNLFDQIKEGQLKELRLLIKADVQGSAEALKASLEKLSNDEVRIKIIHTGVGAISESDILLSATSNAILIGFNVRPDPSARDSAARNNVDIRLYRVIYECIEEMEAAMKGLLDPKFVEVVLGRVEVRQVFKVTGVGTVAGCYVTDGKIVRNASVRLLRDGVVIHEGILESLKRFKDDVREVATGYECGMNIEKYNDLKEGDVIEAYEMQQVE